The genomic stretch CGCGGCTGAGAATGCCATCGCGGGCAAGCCCGCTCCCACAGAGGGCTTGGGTGTGCATGCAATCTATGCCACCCGGCAAAACCTGTGGGAGCGTGGTTGGCCGGTGATTTCGTTGCGCGGCTGAGAATGCCATCGCTGGCAAGCCCGCTCCCACAGGGGGCTTGGGTGTGCATGCAATCTATGCCACCCGGCAAAACCTGTGGGAGCGGGGTTGGCCGGTAATTTCGCTGCGCGACTGAGAATGCCATCGCGGGCAAGCCCGCTCCCACAGGGGGCTTGGGTGTGCATGCAATCTATGCCACCCGACAAAACCTGTGGGAGCGGGCTTGGCCGGTAATTTCGCTGCGCGACTGAGAATGCCATCGCGGGCAAGCCCGCTCCCACAGGGGGCTTGGGTGTGCATGCAATCTATGCCACCCGACAAAACCTGTGGGAGCGGGCTTGGCCGGTGATTTCGTTGCGCGGCTGAGAATGCCATCGCGGGCAAGCCCGCTCCCACAGAGGGCTTGGGTGTGCATGCAATCTATGCCACTCGGCAAAACCTGTGGGAGCGGGCTTGCCCGCGATTAGGATCACCTCGGTACCAAGCGGTTAAACCGGCTTGGCGCCCATCAGCCCGGCAATCGCGATCAAGCTGACCAAGCTGACCAACGCCAGGGCAAAGGTGAATCTGCCGCTACCAACCGGCGCCGTGCGCTGGCGATTGAGCCGCGCCAGCAACCAGAAACCACTCAGCGCCGCCACGGTGTAGAGCACACTGGAGGCCAGCAACCAGGTTTGCCCCAGCGGCCAACCAATCAGGTGCACCATCCACCAGCCGGTGAACGGCATGCTCAGCAGCGCCAGGCCCATCAGCAGCCAGACGAACAGCCGTGGCCGTTGCAAGGTGCGCACCGGCGCCGTGGCATCACCATTGCGCTGGGTCCGCCAGACCCAGACCGCCAGGCCCAGAGCACCGGCCAGCAGCAACACGGTTGCCACCATATGAGCCATTTTCAGCGCGGTTAAAGTTTCCATACGTCAATTCCCTCAGGTCCTGTGCATCAGCGTAGCCGTTCAGCCCAGAAACAGCTGGTAGGCCGGATTGTCGCTTTCATCCCAATACGGGTAGCCGATTTCCGCCAACGCCGCCGGCACCAGGTGGCGCTCGTCGTGCGGCACCTGCAGGCCCGCGACCACTCGGCCGTCGGCTGCGCCGTGGTTACGGTAGTGAAACATCGAGATGTTCCAGCGCCCACCGAGCTTGTTGAGGAAGTTGAACAGCGCGCCCGGGCGTTCCGGAAATTCGAAACGCAGGATCACTTCATCGACCACGTGGGCCGCACGACCGCCGACCATGTGGCGAATGTGCAACTTGGCCAGTTCGTTGTCGGTCAGGTCGAGCACCGGGAAACCCTGCTCGCTCAGGCTGGCGATCAGCGCACTGCGCGGATCGTTCTCCGGATGGGTCTGCACGCCGACAAAGATGTGCGCCTCACTGCCGGTGTTGTAGCGGTAGTTGAATTCGGTGATCTGGCGCTTGCCGATGGCTTCGCAGAACGCCTTGAAGCTGCCCGGCTGCTCCGGAATGGTCACCGCGATAATGGCTTCGCGGCCCTCGCCCAGTTCGGCGCGCTCGGCCACATGGCGCAGGCGATCGAAATTGACGTTGGCGCCGGAGTCGATGGCCACCAGGGTCTGCCCGGTGACGCCGCGCAATTCGACGTACTTCTTGATCCCGGCTACGCCCAGGGCGCCGGCCGGCTCGGTGATCGAGCGGGTGTCGTCGTAGATGTCCTTGATCGCCGCGCAGATTTCATCGGTGCTGACGGTGATCACTTCATCGACATAGTCTTTGCAGATATCGAAGGTGTGCTGGCCGATCTGCGCCACGGCAACACCGTCGGCAAAGATCCCCACGGTCGGCAGCACCACCCGCTCGCCGGCGGCCATGGCCGCTTGCAGGCAATTAGAGTCATCCGGCTCGACGCCGATGATCTTGATGTCCGGGCGCAGGTATTTGACGTAGGCCGCGATCCCGGCGATCAGGCCGCCACCGCCCACCGGCACGAAGATCGCGTCCAGCGGACCCGGATGCTGGCGCAGGATTTCCATGGCCACCGTGCCCTGCCCGGCAATGGTGTGCGGATCATCGTAGGGGTGAATGTAGACGTAGCCTTTTTCGTCGACCAGCTTCAGCGAATAGGCCAGGGCCTCTGGGAACGAATCCCCGTGCAGCACTACTTTGCCGCCGCGCGAACGCACGCCTTCGACCTTGATCTCCGGGGTGGTCTTGGGCATCACGATGGTCGCCTTGACCCCCAGCACCTTGGCCGCCAGGGCCAGGCCTTGCGCGTGGTTGCCCGCCGAGGCGGTGACCACGCCGCGCGCACGCTCTTCGTCGGTCAACTGGGTCAGCTTGTTGTAAGCGCCGCGAATCTTGAACGAGAACACTGGCTGCAAGTCTTCGCGCTTGAGCCAGATCTTGTTGCCCAGCCGCTCGGAGAGCTGGCGGGCAGTCTGCAAAGGGGTTTCTACGGCAACGTCATAAACGCGCGAGGTGAGGATCTTTTTGACGTACTGTTCAAGCATCGGAAAGCATCACTGAGCGGGTTGGGCAGGACCACGGAGTCTAACCCGGCTTTTGCCCGGGCGACCACACGAATGCAGAGGTTTTAGCCGGCCATGGCGCTATAATGCCGGCCTTCTGTCCCCCTCATGGCACCTCGGAGCCCGCATGACCCAGGATCAACTCAAACAGGCAGTGGCGCAGGCCGCCGTCGATTTCATCCTTCCCAAACTCGACGACAAGAGCATCGTCGGGGTCGGCACCGGCTCCACCGCCAACTGCTTCATCGACGCCCTGGCCCAGCACAAGGGCGCCTTCGACGGCGCGGTCGCCAGCTCCGAAGCCACCGCCGCGCGCCTCAAGGGCCACGGGATCCCGGTGTATGAGCTCAATACGGTCAGCGACCTGGAGTTCTACGTCGACGGTGCCGATGAAAGTGACGAGCACCTGAACCTGATCAAGGGCGGCGGCGCTGCCCTGACCCGCGAGAAGATCGTTGCGGCCGTGGCCAAGACCTTCATCTGCATCGCCGACGCGAGCAAGCTGGTGCCGGTGCTGGGCAATTTCCCACTGCCGGTCGAAGTGATCCCAATGGCCCGCAGCCACGTGGCTCGCGAGCTGGTGAAACTGGGCGGCGACCCGGTGTACCGTGAAGGCGTGTTGACCGACAACGGCAACATCATCCTCGACGTCTTCAACATGCAGATCACCAACCCGGTGGAGCTGGAGCAGCAGATCAACGCCATCGTCGGCGTGGTCACCAACGGCCTGTTCGCCGCCCGTCCGGCGGACTTGTTGCTGCTGGGCACCAGCGAAGGCGTGAAGACCCTCAAGGCCTGAGGCAGGCGCCACCCTGCTCGCGATAGCGGTATGTCAGGCACCATGGATGTTGGCGGTGCCGGCCTCATCGCGAGCAGGCTTGCTCCTACGTATTGGGTTTCTTGAAGACGTAGAACAGGTTCGGCTCGCTCACCAGGTACAAGGCCCCGTCGTCATCCATGGCGATCCCCTCCGCTTGCGGCACGGTCTTTTGCAGGCCCTGACGCCCCTTGTTCAACGACATGGTGCTTAACGGCCGCCCGTCGATATCCAGCTCCAACACCAGGAACGACTCGTCCGACAGCGCCAGTAAATGGCCGCTGCGCTCATCGTATTGCAGGCTCGAGAGATCGCGCACAAACAGCCCGGCATCACGCTTGGGATTGTTGATCACGTGCACGGCGTAGGATTTCTCCGGGTTGTAATGGGGGAAACCCTGCACTTCATAGATCAGCATCGGGTCGCGTTCCTTGGCGACAAACAAGCGCTTGCCCTTGGAGTCGTAGGCCAGGCCTTCGAACCCCTTGTTGCGGGTCATGTGCACGCCCAGGGTCATCTGCTCGGCATCTGCGGCGTCGAGGAAGGTGGTGTCGTCTTCGAGATGAATCTTGATCAGCCGTTGCTGGCGCTCATCACTGATCACGTAGGTGTCGGCACTGATGAACTCCACGGCTTCCGGGTCGCCAAAGCCGATCAGCGCGACCCGGCGCAGGATGCGCCCGTCGAGGGACATCTCGACCAGTTCGGAATTCTTGTTGGTGACGGTGAACAGGCTTTTACGCACCGGATCAAAGGTCAAGGCCGAGACGTCATCGTCCAGGCCTTCGATCGGCTTCGCCTCGATCACTACTCGATAGTCGTTGAGCGCCATCGAATGCTCACCGGCCGGGTGCAACCAGGCTTGCAGGTTGAACCAGCTGCGCTCGTAAAGGCGGTAGTACTGGCCCAGCATGGCCAACGCCAGCAAGGCGGCGATCAACACGAGCAGGGCAAGGGGCTTGGGGCGGGCAAGTCGGCGCATGGGGCGAGCTCAAAAAGCAATCGGGCGGATGAAATATCACGCGTTGATGAATTCAAGCTTAATGGCATAGGAAGACCCTGTGGGAGCGGGCTTGCCCGCGATGGCGTAGGCACATTCAGCATCAATGTGTCAGATACACCGCTATCGCGGGCAAGCCCGCTCCCACAGGTTCAGTGCTGTGCCGATCAGCGCACGCTGCTGGCGAAGCTGCCGGCACCCGGCAGTTCCAGGACCAGTTCATCCCCGACATTCAGCGGGCCGACGCCCACCGGCGTACCGGTGAGGATCACGTCGCCGGCCTGCAGCGAGAAGCAGCCGGCCATGTGCTGGATCATCGGCACGATCGGGTTGAGCATGGCACTGCTGTTACCGTCCTGGCGGACTTCGCCATTGATGGTCAGGCGAATGCCGATATCAGTCAGGTCGGCAAAGGTGCTGCTGACCACGAACGGCGCCAGCACACAGGCACCGTCGAACGACTTGGCGATTTCCCACGGCAGCCCCTTGGCCTTGAGCTCGGCCTGCTTGTCGCGCAGGGTCAGGTCCAGGGCCGGGGCGAACCCGGAGATCGCATCCAGCACTTCTTCACGGCTTGGCTTGGTCGACAAGGGTTTGCCGATCAACACCGCGATTTCCGCCTCGTAATGCACCGAGCCGCGCTCGGTCGGAATCGCAAAACCACCTTCCAGCGGCACCACGCAACTGCCCGGCTTGATGAACAACAACGGCTCGGTCGGTACCGGGTTATCCAGTTCCTTGGCGTGTTCGGCGTAGTTGCGCCCGATGCACACCACTTTCCCCAGTGGGAAATGAATACGGGTACCGTCGACATACTGGTGCTGATAGCTCATTACCGCCTCCTGCCTTAGGGATTCTTCAGGTACCGCACCTTCAAACAGCGAAGATCTTGCCCGGGTTCATGATGCCGTTCGGGTCGAACACAGCCTTGACGGCTTTCATGTACTCGATTTCCACCGGCGAACGGCTGTAGGTCAGGTAATCGCGCTTGGTCATGCCCACGCCGTGTTCGGCCGAGATCGAGCCGTTGTATTTCTCGACGGTTTCAAACACCCATTTGTTGACCGTCGCGCACTTGGCAAAGAACTCGTCCTTGCTCAGGTTTTCCGGCTTGAGGATGTTCAGGTGCAGGTTGCCGTCGCCGATGTGGCCGAACCAGACGATTTCGAAGTCCGGGTAGTGTTTGCCGACGATCGCGTCGATTTCCTTCAGGAATGCCGGAACTTTCGACACAGTGACCGAAATGTCGTTCTTGTACGGAGTCCAGTGAGAAATGGTCTCGGAGATGTACTCGCGCAGTTTCCACAGGTTTTGCAGTTGGGATTCGCTCTGGCTCATCACGCCATCGAGCACCCAGCCCTGTTCAACGCAGTGTTCGAAGGTTTCCAGGGCGTGGTTGGCCACTTCCTCGGTGGTCGCTTCGAATTCCAGCAGCGCGTAGAACGGGCACTCGGACTCGAACGGCGCCGGCACGTCGCCACGAGCGAGGACCTTGGCCAGGGCCTTGTCGGAGAAAAACTCGAAGGCGGTCAGGTCCAGCTTGCTCTGGAAGGCGTGCAGCACCGGCATGATCGAATCGAAATCGGTGGTGCCGAGGACCATCGCAGTGAGGTTTTTCGGCGCGCGATCCAGGCGCATGGTCGCTTCGACCACAAAACCCAGGGTACCTTCGGCGCCGATGAACAGCTGGCGCATGTCGTAGCCGGTGGCGTTCTTGATCAGGTCGCGATTCAACTCCAGCAGGTCGCCCTTGCCGGTGACCACTTTCATGCCCGCCACCCAGTTGCGGGTCATGCCGTAGCGAATGACCTTGATCCCGCCGGCATTGGTGCCGATATTGCCACCAATCTGACTGGAACCGGCCGAGGCGAAGTCCACCGGGTAATACAGGCCCTTTTCTTCAGCCACGTTCTGCAGATGCTCGGTGACCACGCCTGGCTGGCACACCACGGTGCGATCAGTCAGGTTCACATCGAGGATCTGGTTCATGTAGTCGAACGAAACCACCACTTCGCCATTGGCGGCCACCGCAGCAGCCGACAGCCCGGTACGTCCGCCGGACGGCACCAGGGCAACCTTGTGCTGGTTGGCCCAGCGCACGATGGCCTGGACCTGCTCGGTGGTCTTGGGGAACACGATAGCCGTCGGGGCCGGGGCGAAATGCTTGGTCCAATCCTTACCGTAAGCATTCAGGGAGTCGGCGTCGGTCAACACCTTGCCAGGCTCAACCAGGGTCTTCAGCTCATCAATCAGGGCAGGATTGGTCATCGAAAGAACTCTCGAACAATTCATGGTCATCCTGAGAACGCTTCACGTCGCAGGAATGAGTGTTTAGCGGGGTGCATATGCTAGCATACCGACCCCGCAGGGTAGTGCCCAAAGGCTGTTCTGCGGTGACGGCGTTCCTGCCGTTCGGGTCAGCTCTGGGCTGCTCCCCTCCCTGCCATTTTTCTCCGGGATACAGGTTTACGCAGATGAGCAAGACTTCTCTCGATAAGAGCAAGATCAAGTTCCTTCTTCTCGAAGGCGTCCACCAATCGGCTGTCGACGTTCTCAAGTCGGCTGGCTACACCAGCATCGAGTACCTCACCGGTTCTCTGCCGGAAGCCCAGTTGAAGGAAAAGATCGCTGATGCGCACTTCATCGGCATTCGCTCACGCACTCAACTGACCGAAGAGATCTTCGATCACGCGAAGAAGCTGGTCGCCGTCGGCTGTTTCTGCATCGGCACCAACCAGGTGGATTTGAACGCTGCCCGCGAACGCGGTATCGCCGTGTTCAACGCGCCGTACTCCAACACCCGCTCCGTTGCCGAGCTGGTGCTGGCCGAAGCGATCCTGCTGCTGCGCGGCATCCCGGAGAAGAACGCCTCCTGCCACCGTGGCGGTTGGATCAAGAGTGCGGCCAACTCCTTCGAAATCCGGGGCAAGAAGCTGGGTATCGTCGGCTACGGTTCGATCGGCACTCAACTGTCGGTGCTGGCTGAAGGCCTCGGCATGCAGGTTTACTTCTACGACACCGTGACCAAGCTGCCACTGGGTAACGCCACCCAGGTCGGCAACCTGCACGAGCTGTTGGGCATGTCCGACATCGTCACCCTGCACGTTCCGGAAACCGCTGCGACCCAGTGGATGATCGGCGAGAAGGAAATCCGCGCCATCAAGAAGGGCGGCATCCTGATCAACGCCGCACGCGGCACCGTGGTCGAACTGGACCACCTGGCCGCAGCGATCAAG from Pseudomonas sp. S04 encodes the following:
- a CDS encoding DUF2269 family protein — encoded protein: METLTALKMAHMVATVLLLAGALGLAVWVWRTQRNGDATAPVRTLQRPRLFVWLLMGLALLSMPFTGWWMVHLIGWPLGQTWLLASSVLYTVAALSGFWLLARLNRQRTAPVGSGRFTFALALVSLVSLIAIAGLMGAKPV
- the ilvA gene encoding threonine ammonia-lyase, biosynthetic, whose amino-acid sequence is MLEQYVKKILTSRVYDVAVETPLQTARQLSERLGNKIWLKREDLQPVFSFKIRGAYNKLTQLTDEERARGVVTASAGNHAQGLALAAKVLGVKATIVMPKTTPEIKVEGVRSRGGKVVLHGDSFPEALAYSLKLVDEKGYVYIHPYDDPHTIAGQGTVAMEILRQHPGPLDAIFVPVGGGGLIAGIAAYVKYLRPDIKIIGVEPDDSNCLQAAMAAGERVVLPTVGIFADGVAVAQIGQHTFDICKDYVDEVITVSTDEICAAIKDIYDDTRSITEPAGALGVAGIKKYVELRGVTGQTLVAIDSGANVNFDRLRHVAERAELGEGREAIIAVTIPEQPGSFKAFCEAIGKRQITEFNYRYNTGSEAHIFVGVQTHPENDPRSALIASLSEQGFPVLDLTDNELAKLHIRHMVGGRAAHVVDEVILRFEFPERPGALFNFLNKLGGRWNISMFHYRNHGAADGRVVAGLQVPHDERHLVPAALAEIGYPYWDESDNPAYQLFLG
- the rpiA gene encoding ribose-5-phosphate isomerase RpiA is translated as MTQDQLKQAVAQAAVDFILPKLDDKSIVGVGTGSTANCFIDALAQHKGAFDGAVASSEATAARLKGHGIPVYELNTVSDLEFYVDGADESDEHLNLIKGGGAALTREKIVAAVAKTFICIADASKLVPVLGNFPLPVEVIPMARSHVARELVKLGGDPVYREGVLTDNGNIILDVFNMQITNPVELEQQINAIVGVVTNGLFAARPADLLLLGTSEGVKTLKA
- a CDS encoding SdiA-regulated domain-containing protein, encoding MRRLARPKPLALLVLIAALLALAMLGQYYRLYERSWFNLQAWLHPAGEHSMALNDYRVVIEAKPIEGLDDDVSALTFDPVRKSLFTVTNKNSELVEMSLDGRILRRVALIGFGDPEAVEFISADTYVISDERQQRLIKIHLEDDTTFLDAADAEQMTLGVHMTRNKGFEGLAYDSKGKRLFVAKERDPMLIYEVQGFPHYNPEKSYAVHVINNPKRDAGLFVRDLSSLQYDERSGHLLALSDESFLVLELDIDGRPLSTMSLNKGRQGLQKTVPQAEGIAMDDDGALYLVSEPNLFYVFKKPNT
- a CDS encoding fumarylacetoacetate hydrolase family protein; the protein is MSYQHQYVDGTRIHFPLGKVVCIGRNYAEHAKELDNPVPTEPLLFIKPGSCVVPLEGGFAIPTERGSVHYEAEIAVLIGKPLSTKPSREEVLDAISGFAPALDLTLRDKQAELKAKGLPWEIAKSFDGACVLAPFVVSSTFADLTDIGIRLTINGEVRQDGNSSAMLNPIVPMIQHMAGCFSLQAGDVILTGTPVGVGPLNVGDELVLELPGAGSFASSVR
- a CDS encoding FAD-binding oxidoreductase, whose product is MTNPALIDELKTLVEPGKVLTDADSLNAYGKDWTKHFAPAPTAIVFPKTTEQVQAIVRWANQHKVALVPSGGRTGLSAAAVAANGEVVVSFDYMNQILDVNLTDRTVVCQPGVVTEHLQNVAEEKGLYYPVDFASAGSSQIGGNIGTNAGGIKVIRYGMTRNWVAGMKVVTGKGDLLELNRDLIKNATGYDMRQLFIGAEGTLGFVVEATMRLDRAPKNLTAMVLGTTDFDSIMPVLHAFQSKLDLTAFEFFSDKALAKVLARGDVPAPFESECPFYALLEFEATTEEVANHALETFEHCVEQGWVLDGVMSQSESQLQNLWKLREYISETISHWTPYKNDISVTVSKVPAFLKEIDAIVGKHYPDFEIVWFGHIGDGNLHLNILKPENLSKDEFFAKCATVNKWVFETVEKYNGSISAEHGVGMTKRDYLTYSRSPVEIEYMKAVKAVFDPNGIMNPGKIFAV
- the serA gene encoding phosphoglycerate dehydrogenase codes for the protein MSKTSLDKSKIKFLLLEGVHQSAVDVLKSAGYTSIEYLTGSLPEAQLKEKIADAHFIGIRSRTQLTEEIFDHAKKLVAVGCFCIGTNQVDLNAARERGIAVFNAPYSNTRSVAELVLAEAILLLRGIPEKNASCHRGGWIKSAANSFEIRGKKLGIVGYGSIGTQLSVLAEGLGMQVYFYDTVTKLPLGNATQVGNLHELLGMSDIVTLHVPETAATQWMIGEKEIRAIKKGGILINAARGTVVELDHLAAAIKDKHLIGAAIDVFPVEPRSNDEEFESPLRGLDNVILTPHIGGSTAEAQANIGLEVAEKLVKYSDNGTSVSSVNFPEVALPAHPGKHRLLHIHENIPGVMSEINKVFAENGINISGQFLQTNEKVGYVVIDVDAEYSDLAQEKLQHINGTIRCRVLF